A stretch of Roseibium porphyridii DNA encodes these proteins:
- the alaS gene encoding alanine--tRNA ligase, translated as MTGVNEIRTAFLDYFKKNDHEVVASGPLVPRNDPTLMFANAGMNQFKNVFTGLEKRDYQRAATSQKCVRAGGKHNDLDNVGYTARHHTFFEMLGNFSFGDYFKDRAIELAWNLITKEYGLPADKLLVTVYAEDDQAFDLWKKIAGLGDDKIIRIPTSDNFWSMGDTGPCGPCSEIFYDHGDHVWGGPPGTPEEDGDRFIEIWNLVFMQYEQTPEKRLNLPSPSIDTGMGIERIAAVMQGVHNNYDIDLFRALIAASENATGVDAEGDALGSHRVIADHLRSTSFLIADGVLPSNEGRGYVLRRIMRRGMRHAHLLGASEPLMHKLVPALVREMGRAYPELGRAEDLITETLKLEETRFRKTLERGLGLLDSATQDLSAGGELDGETAFKLYDTYGFPLDLTQDALRAREISVDTDGFDTAMERQKAEARAAWSGAGGAATETIWFAMKEKYGATDFLGYETEIAEGVVAGLASEDAEVAELTAGQNGFMVLNQTPFYGESGGQVGDTGVVLTNGVRATVTNTQKKADGLFVHSVTVEEGTLVPGLALELKVDHGRRTGIRANHSATHLVHEALREVLGNHVAQKGSLVTPERLRFDFSHPKPMSDEELSTVETYANEIVLQNASVDTRLMAVDDAIEAGAMALFGEKYGEEVRVVSMGTALHGAKEGKPYSLELCGGTHVNRTGDIGLVTLVSEGAVAAGVRRIEALTGAEARTYLDAQDKRMREVAGILKTSADDVPGRVAQLVEERRRLEKELADAKKKLAMGGGGSEGAPVKDAGAYKLMARTVEGINPKDLKGMADDAKAQLGSGVVVLINVADDGKAAIVTAVTKDLTDKVSAVDLVRLGSEALGGRGGGGRPDMAQAGGPDGSKAESAIGAIESHLSAL; from the coding sequence ATGACCGGCGTAAACGAAATTCGCACCGCCTTCCTGGACTACTTCAAGAAGAACGATCACGAGGTGGTCGCCTCCGGTCCGCTGGTACCGCGGAACGATCCGACATTGATGTTTGCGAACGCGGGAATGAACCAGTTCAAAAACGTTTTCACAGGTTTGGAAAAACGGGATTATCAGCGTGCAGCGACATCGCAAAAGTGTGTGCGCGCAGGCGGAAAGCATAACGACCTCGACAATGTCGGGTATACCGCACGCCATCATACGTTTTTCGAAATGCTCGGAAACTTCTCCTTTGGTGACTATTTCAAGGATCGGGCTATTGAGCTGGCGTGGAACCTGATCACCAAGGAGTATGGTCTACCGGCGGACAAGCTGTTGGTGACGGTTTATGCCGAAGACGATCAGGCGTTTGATCTTTGGAAGAAGATTGCCGGTCTTGGCGACGACAAGATCATCCGCATTCCGACCTCTGACAATTTCTGGTCCATGGGCGACACCGGCCCGTGTGGTCCGTGCTCGGAAATCTTTTACGACCACGGCGACCATGTCTGGGGCGGTCCTCCAGGAACACCAGAGGAAGATGGCGACAGGTTCATCGAGATCTGGAATCTGGTTTTCATGCAGTATGAACAAACGCCTGAAAAACGTCTCAACCTGCCGAGCCCGTCAATCGACACCGGAATGGGAATCGAGCGCATTGCAGCGGTCATGCAAGGTGTTCACAACAACTATGACATCGATCTTTTCAGGGCATTGATTGCTGCCTCCGAAAACGCGACCGGTGTTGATGCGGAAGGGGATGCGCTGGGCAGTCACAGGGTAATTGCCGATCATCTGCGCTCGACCAGCTTCCTGATTGCCGATGGTGTTTTGCCATCCAACGAAGGCCGCGGATATGTGCTGCGCCGGATCATGCGCCGTGGAATGCGCCATGCCCATCTTCTGGGAGCAAGCGAACCGCTGATGCACAAGCTGGTGCCAGCTCTTGTACGAGAAATGGGTCGGGCCTACCCGGAACTTGGCCGGGCAGAAGACCTGATCACTGAAACACTGAAGCTGGAAGAAACGCGCTTCCGTAAAACGCTTGAGCGGGGCCTTGGCTTGCTCGACAGCGCTACGCAGGATCTCTCAGCTGGCGGTGAGCTCGATGGGGAAACGGCATTCAAGCTCTATGACACTTATGGTTTCCCGCTTGATCTGACCCAAGACGCTCTGCGCGCAAGAGAAATTTCCGTCGACACGGACGGGTTTGACACAGCCATGGAGCGCCAAAAAGCAGAAGCGCGTGCTGCATGGTCCGGTGCCGGCGGTGCGGCGACAGAGACGATCTGGTTCGCCATGAAGGAAAAATACGGCGCGACCGACTTCTTGGGCTACGAGACCGAGATTGCCGAAGGGGTCGTTGCGGGCCTTGCGTCTGAGGACGCTGAGGTGGCTGAACTGACAGCTGGCCAGAATGGTTTCATGGTGCTGAACCAGACGCCGTTCTACGGCGAAAGCGGTGGACAGGTCGGCGACACCGGCGTGGTTCTGACAAATGGTGTCAGAGCAACCGTCACGAACACCCAGAAAAAAGCCGACGGCCTGTTCGTTCACTCCGTTACGGTGGAAGAGGGGACGTTGGTACCCGGTCTTGCGCTTGAGCTGAAGGTGGATCACGGCCGACGCACCGGGATCCGCGCCAACCACTCGGCAACGCACCTTGTCCATGAAGCACTGCGCGAAGTCCTGGGAAATCACGTTGCACAGAAAGGTTCGCTGGTCACACCGGAGCGGCTTAGGTTTGATTTTTCTCATCCTAAGCCCATGAGTGATGAGGAACTGTCGACTGTTGAGACCTATGCCAACGAAATCGTGCTTCAAAACGCGTCGGTCGACACGAGGCTGATGGCAGTCGACGATGCGATCGAGGCCGGCGCCATGGCCCTGTTTGGTGAGAAATACGGCGAAGAAGTGCGCGTTGTTTCGATGGGGACAGCGCTGCACGGTGCCAAGGAAGGCAAACCCTATTCGCTTGAATTGTGCGGTGGCACCCATGTGAACCGCACTGGTGATATCGGGCTGGTCACGCTCGTCTCTGAAGGAGCGGTTGCGGCAGGCGTGCGTCGGATAGAGGCACTGACCGGTGCTGAGGCAAGAACCTACCTGGATGCACAGGACAAGCGTATGCGTGAGGTTGCCGGTATCCTGAAGACGTCTGCCGATGACGTGCCCGGCCGCGTAGCGCAGCTGGTGGAAGAGCGTCGGCGCCTGGAAAAAGAACTGGCCGATGCCAAGAAGAAACTTGCCATGGGTGGCGGTGGCTCGGAAGGCGCGCCGGTCAAGGACGCTGGTGCCTACAAGCTGATGGCGCGCACGGTCGAAGGCATCAACCCCAAGGATCTGAAGGGCATGGCTGATGATGCCAAGGCTCAGCTCGGTTCGGGGGTCGTTGTTCTGATCAATGTGGCCGACGATGGCAAGGCTGCAATTGTCACAGCGGTTACAAAAGACCTGACCGACAAGGTCAGTGCTGTTGATCTGGTGAGGCTCGGATCAGAAGCCCTTGGCGGACGCGGAGGCGGCGGACGGCCCGACATGGCACAGGCCGGTGGGCCGGATGGTTCCAAGGCGGAAAGCGCAATTGGTGCGATTGAAAGCCATTTGTCGGCTTTGTAG
- a CDS encoding PfkB family carbohydrate kinase, whose amino-acid sequence MSSSSESTVIALGAIHYDTIAHGAEAIRPETSTPARFHAKPGGVATNVARNLAKLGVQTKLIGTVGDDAPAQLLKAQLSDEGIKLFTVDRSGFSTGQYLALHDPDGSLKAACVDDRILSEAPVDLFADIVDRLAAISDDRTIWFLDANLPTQMLVSLASQIQTGMLMANAVSNAKSQRLTPLLSRLDCLFLNRGEAAALTGLPISTDPDETSSALVEAGLKSFVLTDGPASITVSNKGLITRLAPAKTDVTDVTGAGDALTAASLAAISKGHALEEAVTFGLKAATLTLASTGALAESLSWETLVDF is encoded by the coding sequence GTGTCCTCGTCCTCCGAAAGCACTGTTATTGCACTTGGTGCAATTCACTACGATACGATTGCGCACGGAGCTGAAGCGATCCGGCCCGAAACGTCCACCCCGGCCCGCTTTCACGCAAAGCCCGGCGGAGTGGCAACCAATGTCGCCCGTAATCTTGCAAAACTGGGTGTTCAGACCAAGCTTATCGGAACTGTCGGCGACGACGCTCCCGCCCAACTCCTCAAGGCGCAATTGAGTGACGAAGGGATCAAACTCTTCACCGTCGACAGATCGGGATTTTCAACCGGGCAGTATCTGGCACTCCATGATCCGGACGGTTCGCTGAAGGCCGCCTGTGTTGATGACCGTATTCTCTCCGAAGCTCCGGTCGATCTCTTCGCCGACATCGTTGATCGCCTGGCGGCAATTTCAGACGACCGGACAATCTGGTTTCTCGACGCGAATCTGCCCACTCAAATGCTTGTGTCGCTGGCCTCACAAATCCAGACGGGCATGCTGATGGCCAATGCGGTTTCGAATGCCAAGTCCCAGCGACTGACCCCCCTGCTCTCTCGCCTTGATTGTCTGTTCCTCAATCGTGGAGAAGCCGCTGCGTTGACCGGATTGCCAATCTCGACAGATCCGGATGAAACTTCTTCCGCCCTCGTTGAGGCCGGTTTGAAATCCTTCGTCCTGACAGACGGACCTGCCAGCATTACGGTTTCAAACAAGGGTTTGATTACCAGACTTGCACCGGCAAAAACGGATGTCACCGATGTAACTGGCGCAGGCGATGCGCTGACGGCCGCCAGCCTGGCCGCAATTTCCAAGGGACATGCTCTTGAAGAGGCAGTGACGTTTGGCCTGAAGGCAGCCACCTTGACCCTTGCAAGCACTGGCGCGTTGGCTGAATCGCTTTCCTGGGAAACACTGGTAGATTTTTGA
- the recA gene encoding recombinase RecA, whose protein sequence is MSQSTLRLVESSQMDKTKALDAALSQIERAFGKGSIMRMGQRQAVEIQSVSTGSLGLDIALGIGGLPRGRIVEIYGPESSGKTTLALHTVAEAQKNGGICAFVDAEHALDPVYARKLGVDIDNLLISQPDAGEQALEICDTLVRSGAIDVLVIDSVAALTPKAELEGEMGDSLPGMQARLMSQALRKLTASISKSNCMVIFINQIRMKIGVMFGSPETTTGGNALKFYSSVRLDIRRIGAIKDRDEVVGNQTRVKVVKNKLAPPFRQVEFDIVYGEGVSKTGELIDLGVKGNIVEKSGAWFSYNSQRLGQGRENAKQFLKDNPEIADEIELAIRQNAGLIAEAIIDPEGGAEEDED, encoded by the coding sequence ATGTCACAAAGTACACTTCGTCTCGTAGAAAGCAGCCAGATGGATAAGACAAAAGCGCTGGATGCAGCGCTGAGCCAGATCGAAAGAGCCTTTGGTAAAGGCTCCATCATGCGTATGGGTCAGAGGCAAGCTGTCGAGATACAGTCTGTCTCAACCGGGTCGCTCGGTTTGGATATCGCGCTGGGTATTGGCGGGCTGCCGCGTGGACGTATCGTTGAGATCTATGGTCCGGAATCGTCCGGTAAGACCACGCTTGCACTTCACACAGTTGCCGAGGCCCAGAAGAACGGCGGCATTTGTGCCTTCGTTGATGCAGAGCACGCGCTGGATCCTGTTTATGCCCGCAAGCTCGGTGTCGATATCGACAACCTTTTGATCTCCCAGCCAGACGCTGGTGAGCAGGCGCTTGAGATCTGCGACACGCTTGTCCGTTCCGGGGCAATTGATGTTCTGGTCATCGACTCCGTTGCAGCTCTGACCCCCAAGGCAGAGCTGGAAGGGGAAATGGGTGACAGTCTTCCGGGCATGCAAGCGCGCCTGATGAGCCAGGCGCTTCGCAAGCTGACAGCATCGATTTCCAAGTCGAACTGCATGGTTATCTTCATCAACCAGATCCGGATGAAGATCGGTGTCATGTTCGGCTCGCCCGAGACAACGACGGGCGGTAATGCATTGAAATTCTATTCCTCGGTTCGTCTTGATATCCGTCGCATCGGCGCAATCAAGGATCGGGACGAGGTGGTCGGAAACCAGACGCGCGTCAAGGTGGTCAAGAACAAGCTTGCGCCTCCTTTCCGGCAGGTTGAGTTCGATATCGTCTATGGTGAAGGTGTTTCCAAAACCGGTGAACTGATCGACCTTGGTGTTAAAGGCAATATTGTCGAAAAGTCCGGGGCCTGGTTCTCCTATAACAGTCAGCGGCTTGGCCAGGGCCGTGAAAATGCCAAACAGTTTCTGAAGGATAATCCGGAGATTGCTGACGAGATTGAATTGGCAATTCGCCAGAATGCGGGACTTATCGCAGAAGCAATCATCGACCCGGAAGGCGGTGCAGAAGAAGACGAGGATTGA
- a CDS encoding pseudouridine-5'-phosphate glycosidase — protein sequence MTRPDVNTSVKDLLVYSAEVRDALASNKPIVALESTIITHGMPFPKNVETARLVEADIRAEGAVPATIALMDGKIMIGLSDSDLDRLAQAKDVMKCSRADLTFALSTGLYGATTVAATMMAAHVAGLKVFATGGIGGVHKGAETTFDVSADLDELGRTPVCVVSAGAKALLDIPKTLEVLETKGVPVIAYGTEELPAFWSRTSGLQAPYTLNSAADIGQLLKMRQNFPDHGGVLIANPVPETDEIPGSEMAGFIDEAIRQAEARNITGKDVTPFVLGAILDLTDGRSLDTNIALVRNNARLAARIAAELV from the coding sequence GTGACACGCCCAGACGTTAACACCTCAGTCAAAGACCTGCTTGTCTACAGCGCGGAGGTCCGGGATGCCCTTGCCAGCAACAAACCGATCGTTGCTCTGGAATCCACGATTATCACGCACGGGATGCCCTTTCCCAAAAATGTCGAAACGGCTCGGTTGGTCGAAGCCGACATTCGTGCCGAAGGCGCAGTCCCGGCTACCATCGCACTGATGGACGGCAAGATCATGATCGGCCTGTCCGACAGCGACCTGGATCGCCTGGCGCAAGCCAAAGACGTGATGAAGTGTTCGCGCGCAGATCTCACATTTGCGCTCAGCACCGGCCTCTATGGCGCGACGACCGTTGCTGCGACGATGATGGCAGCGCATGTTGCCGGTCTGAAAGTATTCGCGACCGGCGGTATTGGTGGTGTTCACAAGGGCGCGGAAACAACCTTCGACGTGTCGGCGGATCTCGATGAGCTTGGACGCACACCCGTATGTGTTGTCTCAGCAGGTGCAAAGGCTCTTCTGGACATTCCAAAGACGCTGGAAGTGCTGGAGACCAAGGGCGTCCCGGTTATTGCTTATGGCACCGAGGAATTGCCGGCATTCTGGTCCAGAACCAGTGGTCTTCAAGCGCCCTATACGCTCAACTCTGCCGCTGACATCGGACAACTCCTGAAGATGCGGCAAAACTTTCCAGACCATGGCGGTGTCTTGATCGCCAATCCTGTACCGGAAACAGATGAAATTCCCGGATCGGAGATGGCGGGCTTTATTGACGAAGCTATCCGGCAGGCTGAGGCCCGGAATATAACTGGGAAGGACGTCACCCCATTCGTTTTGGGTGCGATACTCGACCTGACTGATGGACGCAGCCTCGACACCAATATTGCCCTTGTGCGCAACAACGCCCGGTTGGCGGCCCGTATCGCGGCCGAACTCGTCTAG
- a CDS encoding cell surface protein, with protein MTDAAAPETPENAAAPAGGFSPLQYLDRALSTLRDIGISPETERDAPINALLEQISDLSPDKVLIISRTLGQASNFNEVVRNQVQQMDIGERYEEITEAFNSIRDDAKTLVDQLADGKISFTENLSNKWRDMRRGTISDRFTDIRGTYKEVASATKDQIEREQVILEAYRDFRGALKQAEVTALELLNMATEKLSVAKSALEGSSSEVEAYTGDDPAQKAWLELTRDEKLREMQDEEKRYQIAKDLSDNLTIGYNTSEVIMARLVQTTNAKERVYAQSVSFFSTNESVLTALNASFTGLQGLHESTETLNAMKDGINKSLETLAEIGDAVQKEALKAGYGPTVAAASVKKLVDSVVNFQVQSREIITEMRDMSTKNSEEIRNAVEDGKRRLAKLTAQGQGL; from the coding sequence ATGACAGACGCGGCAGCACCTGAAACTCCGGAAAATGCAGCGGCGCCGGCCGGCGGGTTTTCCCCCCTTCAATATCTGGATCGCGCGCTTTCAACGTTGCGCGATATCGGTATCTCACCGGAAACGGAACGCGATGCGCCTATCAATGCACTGCTTGAGCAGATCTCCGACCTGTCGCCCGACAAGGTCTTGATAATTTCCCGCACCCTCGGTCAGGCCTCCAACTTCAACGAGGTGGTCCGCAACCAGGTGCAGCAGATGGATATCGGTGAGCGTTATGAGGAAATCACCGAGGCCTTCAACTCGATCCGCGACGATGCCAAGACACTGGTTGACCAGCTTGCGGACGGCAAGATTTCCTTCACTGAAAATCTTTCCAACAAATGGCGCGACATGCGCCGCGGCACCATCTCAGACCGGTTCACCGATATTCGCGGAACCTACAAGGAAGTGGCCAGCGCAACCAAAGACCAGATCGAACGTGAACAGGTTATCCTGGAGGCCTACCGCGATTTCCGCGGGGCACTGAAGCAGGCAGAGGTAACGGCGCTTGAGTTGCTCAACATGGCAACTGAAAAGTTGTCGGTCGCCAAATCCGCACTTGAGGGGTCTTCCAGCGAAGTGGAGGCCTATACCGGTGACGACCCGGCTCAGAAAGCCTGGCTGGAACTTACGCGTGATGAAAAACTGCGCGAGATGCAGGACGAAGAAAAGAGATACCAGATTGCCAAGGATCTCTCCGACAATCTGACGATTGGTTACAATACGTCCGAAGTCATCATGGCTCGATTGGTGCAGACCACAAACGCGAAGGAACGCGTTTATGCCCAGTCGGTCAGCTTCTTTTCGACCAACGAATCCGTCCTGACTGCTCTCAACGCCTCCTTTACCGGTCTTCAAGGCCTGCATGAATCCACCGAAACGCTGAATGCCATGAAGGACGGCATCAACAAGAGCCTTGAGACTCTGGCGGAAATTGGCGATGCGGTTCAAAAGGAAGCCCTGAAAGCCGGTTATGGCCCGACCGTAGCTGCCGCCTCGGTCAAAAAGCTGGTGGATTCGGTTGTGAACTTCCAGGTTCAGTCCCGTGAAATCATTACGGAAATGCGCGACATGTCGACCAAGAACTCCGAAGAAATCCGCAATGCGGTCGAGGACGGAAAACGGCGGCTGGCGAAACTGACGGCCCAGGGCCAGGGACTTTAA
- a CDS encoding DUF3772 domain-containing protein — MALPQKNAVTSGQERLSVLNGTGTRWHGKVMKQIKTIGFSLLFALLLALQLSVFSSYAQEAGSDPVPAEPSVLDLFERASNALEQGTVSTATLELLRQQLVEVRDKNSRIVEHGSIDAQTLAAQLRALGSPPSDGQDEAEEIAERRKELTNALAEANAPIREAREITNLANVLIREVDRQIRSMKIDSLLTNYPSPLVPATWTSGFQEINQFWRRLHRDIQGELERPSVSKALGQTVPTSLALVAFGIFFLVVGRMPIHRFLLKLSVRQERGGRALALAVVYNLSFLVLPAIGALSILLVIPVLDIYPNSARIALTAAPVVALFMIIANWLGHTLFAPGQTRWRLLELEEREAKLGLRLCQGLGAFMMVEVALETLQLDNAFGDSAISVLSVPLIVTAAILLWALAGILRNKGAEVPDETEEAEEPDEDEEAEEASVKPQESGFLLFLSLLMKASALLAVSVTLVGYVELARAAIIPMIMTVAQLGLGFMLYHLAQLLVKTATDRDDAAPTPILVTIGLIVPLVAIFTPLIALTWGARATDIADAWRLLIGGVQFGDIRLSLDSLIVLGVVFAIGVLITRWLKNLLRTSVLPQTRMDVGAQTAIVTGTGYVGLTLAILVAVSTAGLNLSSLAVVAGALSVGIGFGLQTIVSNFVSGIILLIERPIKEGDWIEVSGHMGYVRDISVRSTRIETFDRHDVIIPNSDLIAGTVKNMTLSNKSGRLMLPIRVAFGSDLERVKAILIEAARGHYTVARYPVPFVLFMGVGENALNFELRCYLKDVNNILTTQSDLYFAIYNELGKSGIEIPIPQRDLHIKDIDKVLNALDGKAKTDPSPAS, encoded by the coding sequence ATGGCTTTGCCACAGAAGAATGCGGTAACAAGTGGTCAGGAAAGACTTTCGGTCTTAAACGGAACAGGTACGCGTTGGCATGGCAAGGTGATGAAACAGATAAAGACTATTGGTTTCTCGCTCCTGTTTGCCTTGCTTTTGGCACTGCAATTATCGGTCTTTTCCAGCTATGCCCAGGAAGCGGGCAGCGACCCGGTTCCTGCTGAACCTTCGGTGCTTGATCTCTTTGAGCGTGCCTCGAATGCGTTGGAGCAAGGTACGGTCTCGACCGCAACACTTGAGCTCTTACGGCAACAGCTCGTCGAGGTGCGTGATAAAAACTCACGCATTGTCGAACATGGCAGCATCGACGCGCAAACACTTGCCGCCCAGTTGCGGGCTCTGGGATCACCTCCTTCGGATGGACAGGATGAAGCTGAGGAGATTGCCGAGAGGCGCAAGGAACTGACGAATGCGCTGGCCGAGGCCAATGCGCCGATCCGCGAAGCAAGGGAAATCACAAACCTTGCCAATGTTCTAATTCGCGAGGTCGACCGGCAAATCAGGTCGATGAAGATCGACAGCCTGTTGACCAATTATCCTTCGCCGCTTGTTCCGGCAACATGGACCAGCGGTTTCCAGGAAATCAACCAATTCTGGCGGCGGTTGCATCGCGACATTCAAGGGGAACTTGAACGCCCCAGCGTTTCGAAAGCACTTGGACAGACTGTACCGACGTCACTGGCACTCGTTGCCTTTGGAATATTCTTCCTTGTCGTTGGGCGCATGCCTATCCATCGCTTCCTGTTGAAACTGAGCGTGCGTCAGGAACGTGGCGGGCGCGCGCTTGCGCTTGCGGTGGTCTACAATCTCAGTTTCCTGGTTTTGCCGGCAATCGGCGCCTTGTCGATCCTCCTCGTCATACCGGTCCTGGACATCTACCCCAACAGCGCTCGAATTGCGCTTACAGCAGCTCCGGTTGTGGCGCTTTTCATGATTATCGCCAATTGGCTGGGTCACACGCTGTTTGCGCCGGGGCAGACCCGTTGGCGCTTGTTGGAGCTTGAGGAACGCGAGGCAAAGCTGGGCTTGCGACTTTGCCAGGGGCTCGGAGCCTTCATGATGGTCGAGGTTGCACTGGAAACGCTGCAGCTTGACAATGCCTTTGGCGACAGCGCGATCTCGGTCTTGTCCGTGCCGCTCATTGTAACCGCTGCGATATTGTTATGGGCATTGGCGGGGATCCTCAGAAACAAGGGTGCGGAAGTTCCCGACGAGACTGAGGAGGCCGAGGAACCGGATGAAGACGAGGAAGCTGAAGAAGCTTCGGTTAAACCACAAGAATCCGGATTTCTGTTGTTCCTCTCCCTTTTGATGAAAGCGTCTGCTTTGCTGGCAGTCAGCGTGACCCTTGTGGGTTATGTGGAACTGGCAAGGGCTGCCATTATTCCCATGATCATGACGGTCGCCCAGTTGGGACTGGGCTTCATGCTCTATCACCTTGCGCAGCTTTTGGTGAAAACTGCGACGGACCGGGATGACGCGGCCCCAACGCCCATTTTGGTGACCATCGGACTGATTGTTCCGCTGGTGGCGATCTTTACGCCGCTAATTGCGCTGACCTGGGGTGCCAGGGCAACGGATATCGCCGATGCCTGGCGATTGCTGATCGGAGGCGTTCAGTTCGGAGACATCCGTCTGTCACTGGATTCTCTGATCGTTCTCGGGGTTGTTTTCGCAATTGGCGTGTTGATCACACGCTGGTTGAAAAATCTGCTGAGGACATCGGTTCTGCCGCAAACGCGCATGGATGTCGGCGCGCAGACCGCGATCGTGACCGGGACCGGATATGTCGGTTTGACGCTCGCGATTCTGGTGGCGGTTTCGACCGCGGGATTGAACCTCTCCAGCCTTGCCGTCGTGGCGGGTGCGCTCTCGGTTGGCATCGGGTTCGGTTTGCAAACCATTGTCTCGAATTTCGTCTCAGGCATCATTTTGCTGATAGAGCGGCCGATCAAGGAAGGCGACTGGATCGAGGTTTCTGGCCATATGGGCTACGTGCGCGACATCTCCGTTCGCTCAACCAGGATAGAAACTTTTGATCGGCATGATGTCATCATTCCGAATTCGGATCTGATCGCCGGCACGGTCAAGAACATGACCTTGAGCAACAAGTCCGGCCGATTGATGCTTCCAATCAGGGTTGCTTTCGGTAGCGACCTGGAGCGGGTGAAGGCCATTTTGATCGAAGCGGCCAGGGGACACTACACCGTTGCGCGCTATCCGGTGCCGTTTGTCCTCTTCATGGGAGTTGGCGAGAACGCATTGAACTTCGAACTGAGATGCTATCTGAAAGACGTCAACAACATACTGACGACGCAATCGGATCTTTACTTCGCAATCTATAATGAACTCGGCAAATCAGGGATCGAAATTCCGATCCCGCAGCGCGATCTGCACATCAAGGATATCGACAAGGTGTTGAATGCCCTGGATGGAAAGGCAAAAACCGATCCATCCCCGGCATCCTGA